One Neosynechococcus sphagnicola sy1 genomic region harbors:
- a CDS encoding molybdopterin cofactor-binding domain-containing protein, producing MSEAHRLKKQFVEQAGRQQVKLVFGNTGSVLYPQEKPRYLIDISAIAELGRISEHATGLEVGATVSIQHLIDVATAVISRRAADETTGLQALTRHAILIAGYQVRCAGSVAGNIFITRDHANHGAPFPSDLYTILATLGATITIGSQAYTNGVQTFLLIQMPAVDTLPPDAIILSFYLPYTRQGEFVQTHRVARRLQMAHPIVNAGFRLRPNGEGRVLEDEITLIFGGLAAMTYRASKTEQFLVGQIWNQETLSSALVVLQQEVQECTLPMTEEGISTDYRCQLAVNLFYKFFLHVAAAIDPQQVAPANRSAAIPYHRPLSSGKQLFTAYPALFPLTQPIIKRAAFVQASGEVKYTQDLSLPAGGLHAVIVKSTRPHADFSFTQQTPNLEALQTLLRERYADFHTLITRADIPEDGTHLIGLGEDDPVFSEGRVTCVGAPIGLAVAASLATAKAAATFIEQDCIAYTDLPAVLTLEQAIAEDTALPMIRRAADPDEDVQQRIPSLTRAGSDLDWLQNPKLPLEDTEVAIGSVSTGGQAHFYLETMCALAIPGMYDQITVYSSTQNPNGDQSRIARALGIQSNQVTVIVEQIGGGFGGKQHRASLVGAQAAVAARKLNRPIRLLYDRATDMLMVGKRHPYQGNYHIAYTRQGLLKGLHLDLKSDAGDTYDCSFAVMDLSLLQSDGCYQVNTFQANGTVYRTHKPSNTAFRTFGSVQPYVIFEDAIEQVAHRLSQTLGRRVLPEEIRRQNLYRTGAIEAGGRGCDQTHFGQDLTFCNIREIWDSLYQSSEFEKRAAAVDHFNQSHRWRKRGIAMIPQKYGIAFTEPRGSLNASSALVNVNMADGSVVISHGGVEMGQGLNTKIAQLAANTLGIPLEMVRVTGINSDAIVNAPATAASTGYDLNGGAVELACRTLRTRLENFCRDMEQFHPQDCIQDWRHDWANRWRQIIFKAWFNRVNLSAVELYKSPHFVGLSQRNPQGQPFLYFVYSASVSEVEIDVLTGEFTILRADILYDCGKSPNPAIDIGQLEGAYVQGVGFATTEELVYDQNGSLVTDNIWSYKPPCTKTIPLDFRVSLHPVNEERNTQEVLAEKQAVKSSKAAGEPGLTLGISAYFAIKRAVMAARRELTGKDDWFSLDLPATCERIQTHCGVTTTSLALHIPNSQGEAR from the coding sequence ATCTCTGAGGCGCATCGACTCAAAAAACAGTTTGTTGAACAGGCGGGTCGGCAGCAGGTCAAACTCGTCTTTGGTAATACTGGCTCCGTCCTCTATCCCCAGGAAAAACCTCGGTATTTGATCGATATTTCGGCGATCGCAGAATTGGGCCGGATCAGCGAACATGCAACGGGCCTAGAGGTCGGGGCAACCGTTTCAATTCAGCACCTGATTGATGTCGCCACCGCTGTCATTTCCCGTCGTGCCGCCGACGAGACCACGGGGCTGCAAGCCTTAACCCGGCACGCGATTTTAATTGCCGGTTATCAGGTGCGATGTGCGGGCAGCGTTGCCGGTAATATCTTCATCACGCGAGACCATGCCAACCACGGTGCCCCCTTTCCCTCCGACTTATATACAATCCTGGCGACGCTGGGGGCTACTATCACGATCGGTTCCCAAGCCTATACCAACGGTGTTCAAACCTTTCTCCTGATCCAGATGCCCGCCGTGGATACCCTACCCCCGGACGCCATTATCCTCTCTTTCTATTTGCCTTATACCCGCCAGGGCGAGTTTGTACAAACCCATCGGGTGGCTCGTCGGCTCCAAATGGCCCATCCGATCGTCAATGCTGGCTTTCGACTGCGCCCGAATGGAGAGGGCCGTGTCCTCGAAGATGAAATTACCCTGATCTTCGGGGGACTAGCTGCCATGACCTACCGTGCCTCCAAAACTGAGCAGTTCCTAGTCGGCCAGATCTGGAATCAAGAAACCCTGTCCTCCGCCTTGGTTGTGTTGCAACAAGAAGTGCAGGAATGTACCTTGCCCATGACGGAAGAAGGGATCAGTACCGATTATCGTTGCCAGTTGGCGGTGAACCTGTTCTACAAGTTTTTCCTCCACGTTGCGGCGGCGATCGATCCGCAGCAGGTCGCCCCAGCAAACCGATCCGCTGCGATCCCCTATCACCGACCCCTCTCTTCAGGCAAACAGTTGTTCACTGCGTATCCAGCCCTCTTCCCCTTGACCCAACCGATCATCAAACGGGCGGCCTTTGTCCAGGCCTCCGGTGAGGTGAAGTACACCCAGGACTTATCTTTACCGGCGGGGGGATTGCATGCCGTCATCGTCAAAAGTACGCGCCCCCATGCTGATTTCTCTTTCACCCAGCAAACCCCTAACCTAGAAGCATTACAAACATTACTGCGAGAACGGTACGCAGACTTTCATACCTTGATCACCCGGGCGGATATTCCAGAGGATGGTACTCACTTAATTGGTCTGGGGGAGGATGATCCGGTGTTCAGTGAGGGCAGAGTCACCTGCGTGGGTGCACCGATTGGGTTGGCTGTCGCTGCTAGCCTAGCGACAGCCAAAGCCGCAGCAACGTTCATTGAACAGGACTGTATTGCCTATACCGATCTGCCCGCTGTTCTCACCCTCGAACAAGCGATCGCCGAAGACACTGCCCTACCGATGATCCGTCGGGCCGCCGATCCCGATGAAGATGTGCAACAGCGCATCCCCTCCTTGACTAGGGCCGGTAGTGATCTCGATTGGCTCCAGAACCCAAAGCTGCCTCTGGAGGATACCGAAGTGGCGATCGGCTCAGTCAGCACAGGGGGGCAAGCTCACTTTTATTTGGAAACCATGTGTGCCCTGGCGATTCCCGGTATGTATGACCAGATTACCGTCTATAGCTCAACCCAAAACCCCAATGGCGATCAAAGCCGGATCGCGCGGGCTTTGGGGATTCAGTCCAACCAAGTAACGGTGATTGTCGAGCAAATTGGTGGCGGTTTTGGGGGCAAGCAGCACCGGGCCAGCTTGGTCGGGGCCCAGGCGGCTGTGGCGGCCCGCAAACTGAACCGACCCATCCGCCTGCTCTACGATCGGGCTACCGATATGTTAATGGTTGGCAAAAGACACCCGTACCAAGGCAACTACCATATTGCCTACACCCGGCAGGGACTGTTGAAAGGATTGCATCTGGATTTAAAGTCAGATGCAGGGGACACCTACGACTGTTCGTTTGCGGTCATGGATCTGAGCCTGCTGCAATCCGATGGGTGTTACCAGGTGAATACGTTCCAGGCCAATGGCACCGTCTATCGCACCCATAAACCCAGTAACACAGCTTTTCGCACCTTTGGTAGCGTCCAGCCCTACGTGATCTTTGAAGATGCGATCGAACAGGTTGCACATCGGTTGAGTCAAACCCTGGGTCGGCGAGTGCTGCCGGAGGAGATTCGTCGTCAGAACCTATACCGAACCGGTGCGATCGAAGCTGGCGGAAGGGGTTGCGACCAAACTCACTTTGGCCAGGATCTTACCTTTTGTAATATCCGTGAGATCTGGGACAGTCTGTACCAGTCGTCGGAGTTTGAAAAGCGGGCCGCAGCAGTGGATCACTTTAACCAATCCCATCGCTGGCGCAAGCGGGGTATTGCTATGATTCCGCAGAAATATGGCATTGCCTTTACGGAACCCCGGGGTTCTCTGAATGCTTCTAGCGCCCTAGTGAATGTCAACATGGCGGATGGATCAGTGGTGATCAGCCATGGCGGGGTGGAAATGGGCCAAGGTCTCAATACCAAGATCGCTCAATTGGCAGCCAATACCCTGGGAATTCCCCTAGAAATGGTGCGGGTGACGGGCATTAACAGCGATGCGATCGTCAATGCCCCAGCAACGGCGGCATCCACTGGCTATGACTTAAATGGCGGCGCGGTGGAGTTAGCTTGTCGTACCCTCCGCACCCGCCTAGAGAATTTTTGCCGCGACATGGAGCAGTTTCATCCCCAGGATTGCATTCAGGACTGGCGGCATGATTGGGCCAACCGTTGGCGGCAAATTATCTTTAAGGCCTGGTTCAACCGGGTGAATCTGAGTGCCGTCGAACTCTACAAAAGCCCCCATTTTGTCGGCCTAAGTCAGCGCAATCCCCAGGGTCAACCGTTCCTCTATTTTGTCTACTCGGCCTCCGTCAGCGAGGTTGAGATTGATGTTTTGACCGGGGAGTTCACAATCCTGCGGGCTGATATTCTTTACGATTGCGGCAAGTCGCCTAACCCGGCGATCGATATTGGCCAACTGGAGGGGGCTTACGTGCAAGGGGTCGGCTTCGCTACGACCGAAGAATTGGTCTATGACCAAAATGGTAGTCTGGTCACCGATAACATTTGGAGCTACAAGCCTCCCTGCACTAAGACCATTCCCCTTGATTTTCGAGTCAGCCTGCATCCAGTGAACGAGGAGCGCAATACTCAAGAGGTGCTGGCAGAAAAGCAGGCAGTCAAATCCTCTAAAGCGGCAGGCGAACCGGGGTTAACCCTAGGCATCTCTGCTTATTTTGCGATTAAACGAGCTGTCATGGCGGCGCGTCGAGAACTAACCGGGAAGGATGACTGGTTTAGTCTGGATTTACCGGCTACTTGTGAACGAATTCAGACCCATTGTGGGGTCACAACCACTTCCCTGGCGTTGCATATTCCCAATTCCCAGGGAGAAGCCAGATGA
- a CDS encoding nucleoside deaminase produces the protein MITADQERFMRRAIALSAQASLEYGTGGPFGALVVKDNRIVAEGMNRVMASHDPTWHGEMEAIRLACITLQRSDLSGCTLYTPSEPSP, from the coding sequence ATGATCACCGCCGATCAGGAGCGATTTATGCGTCGCGCGATCGCACTATCGGCCCAAGCCAGTCTGGAATATGGGACTGGTGGCCCCTTCGGGGCGCTGGTGGTCAAGGACAACAGGATTGTCGCTGAGGGAATGAACCGGGTGATGGCCAGTCATGACCCGACCTGGCATGGCGAAATGGAAGCGATCCGTTTGGCCTGCATTACCCTCCAAAGGTCTGATCTGAGCGGCTGCACCTTATACACCCCCAGCGAACCCTCCCCATGA
- a CDS encoding XdhC family protein, which produces MTTLDFYRQLAQNLIQTAVVVATVSRVSGSVPREVGAKMIIFGQGDTHGTIGGGAGEAKVIQQAMGVLSTGIAQPVEIDLSGAPQRPTEGICGGQMQVWLAPWSGIAAIALVRKILAALEAGESAILVTPLTTTQRPYLVAVPPPPSPDALVEILTPPPPC; this is translated from the coding sequence ATGACGACCCTCGATTTTTATCGACAATTAGCCCAAAACTTGATCCAAACTGCGGTGGTTGTAGCCACGGTCAGTCGGGTGAGTGGATCAGTACCAAGGGAGGTGGGGGCCAAGATGATCATCTTTGGACAAGGTGACACCCATGGCACAATTGGCGGAGGGGCGGGGGAAGCCAAGGTGATTCAGCAAGCGATGGGAGTGCTCTCGACCGGGATTGCCCAGCCGGTAGAGATTGACCTATCGGGTGCGCCCCAGCGGCCAACCGAAGGCATTTGTGGCGGACAGATGCAGGTTTGGCTGGCCCCTTGGAGCGGCATAGCTGCGATCGCCCTAGTCCGTAAAATTTTGGCAGCCCTAGAAGCAGGCGAATCGGCTATTTTAGTCACCCCTTTAACCACCACTCAGAGGCCGTACTTGGTGGCAGTCCCGCCTCCACCTTCCCCCGATGCCTTGGTCGAAATCTTAACCCCGCCCCCACCCTGTTAA
- a CDS encoding XdhC family protein codes for MGEQVAKVADQIGFQIAIQDDRPQWADPDRYPKNSQIFDAIPMAIAHLADQSQLYAALVTRGYSYDLAALTALIQRPIPCIYIGMIGSEQRIRQVYQSLKKAGISPQYLQSIFAPIGLDIGALTPAEIAVSIAAELIWVRRGGSGRPLRDHIPEQHKPSV; via the coding sequence GTGGGTGAACAGGTCGCAAAAGTTGCCGATCAAATTGGATTTCAAATCGCTATCCAAGACGATCGCCCCCAGTGGGCCGATCCCGATCGATATCCCAAAAACAGTCAGATTTTTGATGCCATCCCCATGGCGATCGCGCACCTGGCCGATCAGTCTCAACTTTATGCGGCCCTGGTCACCCGAGGTTATTCCTACGATTTGGCCGCGCTGACGGCGTTAATTCAACGGCCGATTCCCTGTATTTACATTGGAATGATTGGCAGTGAACAGCGCATTCGGCAAGTTTACCAATCTCTCAAAAAAGCAGGCATCTCCCCCCAATATTTGCAATCCATTTTTGCCCCAATCGGGTTGGATATTGGTGCCCTGACCCCAGCAGAAATTGCAGTTAGTATTGCAGCAGAACTAATCTGGGTGCGGCGAGGAGGCAGCGGCCGTCCCCTTCGCGATCACATCCCAGAGCAGCATAAGCCTAGCGTTTGA
- the asnS gene encoding asparagine--tRNA ligase: MMRRIADVLKQGQPDEAIEVQGWVRTKRESKGFSFLEINDGSALANLQVVFPEQLPNYVDLIKRLNTGASLQVAGVLVASPGKGQRIELKAATVTLYGEADPDSYPLQKKRHSFEFLRTLGHLRPRTNTLGAVFRVRNACATAIHQFFQQRGFLWVHTPIITTSDCEGAGEMFTVTSLDLKQVPQTETQGVDYSQDFFGRPAYLTVSGQLEAEIMALAFTNVYTFGPTFRAENSNTSRHLAEFWMVEPEMAFCDLEGDMDLAEAFLKYVFQYVLEHCSEDMAFFNTRIDNSVLATAENIVSHEFVRLTYTEAIAQLQKSDRSFEYAVEWGLDLQSEHERYLAEELFQKPVIVTDYPAQIKAFYMRLSEDGQTVRAMDILAPKIGEIIGGSQREERLEVLEQRIRAQGLDPAIYWWYLDLRRYGTVPHAGFGLGFERLVQFMTGMTNIRDVIPFPRSPLNAEF, encoded by the coding sequence ATGATGCGACGGATTGCAGATGTACTCAAGCAGGGCCAGCCCGATGAAGCCATAGAAGTTCAGGGCTGGGTTCGGACCAAACGGGAATCTAAGGGATTTTCCTTTCTCGAAATCAATGATGGGTCGGCCTTAGCAAATCTCCAAGTGGTGTTCCCTGAGCAACTGCCCAACTATGTCGATCTGATCAAGCGGCTCAACACCGGGGCCTCTCTCCAAGTCGCAGGAGTGTTGGTCGCCTCTCCAGGAAAAGGCCAACGCATCGAACTCAAGGCAGCAACAGTCACCCTTTACGGTGAAGCCGATCCAGACAGCTACCCACTGCAAAAGAAGCGTCACTCCTTTGAGTTTTTACGTACCCTGGGTCACCTTCGCCCCCGTACCAATACCTTAGGTGCTGTCTTTCGCGTCCGCAATGCCTGTGCGACAGCGATTCATCAGTTCTTTCAACAACGGGGCTTTCTCTGGGTGCATACCCCGATCATCACCACCAGTGATTGTGAAGGTGCGGGGGAAATGTTTACCGTTACCAGTCTCGATCTGAAGCAAGTACCCCAAACTGAGACTCAAGGGGTGGACTACAGCCAGGACTTTTTTGGCAGACCTGCCTATCTAACGGTCAGTGGCCAGCTCGAAGCCGAGATTATGGCCTTGGCTTTCACGAATGTTTATACCTTTGGCCCCACTTTCCGCGCCGAGAACTCAAATACCTCCCGACACCTGGCAGAGTTCTGGATGGTGGAGCCAGAAATGGCCTTCTGCGATCTAGAGGGGGATATGGATCTAGCCGAGGCGTTTTTGAAATATGTGTTTCAGTACGTGCTGGAACACTGCTCAGAGGATATGGCCTTTTTCAACACCCGGATTGATAACTCGGTGCTAGCCACCGCTGAGAATATTGTCAGCCATGAGTTTGTCCGGCTCACCTACACCGAGGCGATCGCCCAACTGCAAAAGAGCGATCGCAGCTTTGAATATGCCGTTGAGTGGGGGCTAGATCTCCAGTCGGAGCATGAACGCTACCTGGCGGAGGAATTGTTTCAAAAACCCGTGATCGTCACCGACTATCCAGCTCAGATTAAGGCTTTTTATATGCGTCTCAGTGAGGATGGCCAGACAGTGCGGGCCATGGATATTCTGGCTCCTAAAATTGGCGAAATCATTGGAGGTTCCCAGCGGGAAGAACGTCTGGAGGTGCTGGAACAGCGGATTCGGGCGCAGGGACTCGACCCAGCCATTTACTGGTGGTATCTGGATCTGCGACGCTACGGCACGGTCCCCCACGCGGGGTTTGGCTTAGGCTTTGAACGGTTGGTGCAGTTCATGACCGGGATGACGAATATTCGGGATGTGATTCCCTTTCCCCGCAGCCCCCTGAATGCAGAGTTTTAA
- a CDS encoding ATP-binding cassette domain-containing protein — MALLTLRSLKKDFGIKEILRDASFSLDEGDKVGLIGTNGSGKSTLLKMMARLEPIDGGDLWVNSGAKIVYLPQQPDLDNQRTVLEQVFADSGDQMALVREYEELSNQLAHGQGDATTLMAQLSRVSQRMEVEGAWELETNAKIILTKLGIEDFEARIGDLSGGYRKRIALATALLAAPDVLLMDEPTNHLDALSVEWLQSYLHRYRGALLLITHDRYFLDRVTNRILEIDRGELYAYSGNYAYYLEKKRRR; from the coding sequence ATGGCTCTTTTGACGCTGCGATCGCTGAAAAAAGACTTTGGCATCAAAGAAATCCTACGGGATGCCAGCTTCAGCCTGGATGAAGGCGACAAGGTGGGATTGATTGGCACCAATGGCTCTGGCAAATCCACCTTATTAAAGATGATGGCCCGCCTGGAGCCCATTGATGGCGGCGATCTATGGGTGAATTCAGGTGCCAAAATTGTCTATCTGCCGCAACAACCCGATCTCGACAACCAGCGCACGGTCTTAGAACAAGTGTTTGCTGACAGTGGCGACCAAATGGCCTTAGTACGGGAATATGAGGAGCTGTCGAATCAACTGGCCCATGGGCAGGGAGATGCGACGACGCTGATGGCTCAACTGTCGAGGGTGTCTCAACGGATGGAAGTTGAGGGCGCTTGGGAACTGGAAACCAATGCCAAAATCATTCTCACCAAGCTAGGTATTGAGGACTTCGAAGCTCGGATTGGAGATTTATCGGGGGGCTATCGCAAACGCATTGCCCTGGCCACAGCTCTGCTAGCAGCTCCAGATGTGCTGTTAATGGATGAACCAACGAACCATTTAGATGCCCTCTCGGTGGAGTGGCTACAGAGTTACTTGCATCGCTATCGAGGGGCATTGCTGCTAATCACCCACGATCGCTACTTTTTAGATCGGGTAACAAATCGGATTCTGGAAATTGATCGGGGGGAGCTTTACGCCTACTCCGGCAACTATGCCTATTATCTAGAGAAAAAACGCCGCCGCTGA
- a CDS encoding ABC-F family ATP-binding cassette domain-containing protein: MFKCPKGGYGQRTLIKDFTYSFNPEDRIGIIGPNGVGKSTLMDMITGRIQPDSGTVEIGSTIHIGYFDQHSDDLAPHDNLRVIDYLKSVAELVKIADGSIITASQMLERFLFPANQQYAPIHKLSGGEKRRLFLLRVLMSAPNVLILDEPTNDLDVQTLGVLEEYLEDFNGCVIVVSHDRYFLDRTIDTIFAFEPDGSLRQYPGNYSVYLDYKQAEEIAAAKRLTAEAQLSKLPSETPVSSPTTETKSRKLSFKEKREYETLEAQIPQMEAEKEALEKLLYHHPPSGFSEVQKLSERLTTLSQAIDTATDRWLELAERQD; this comes from the coding sequence GTGTTCAAATGCCCGAAGGGGGGGTATGGTCAAAGGACGCTGATTAAAGACTTCACCTACAGCTTTAATCCTGAAGATCGGATTGGCATTATTGGTCCCAATGGGGTAGGTAAATCGACCCTGATGGATATGATCACGGGGAGAATTCAGCCCGACTCCGGCACCGTTGAAATTGGTTCCACGATTCATATTGGCTATTTTGACCAACACTCGGATGATCTGGCTCCCCATGACAATTTAAGAGTTATTGACTACCTCAAAAGTGTTGCAGAATTAGTCAAAATTGCCGATGGTAGCATTATTACTGCCTCTCAAATGCTAGAGCGTTTCCTGTTCCCAGCCAACCAACAGTATGCCCCCATCCACAAACTCTCTGGAGGTGAAAAGCGGCGACTATTTTTGTTGCGAGTGCTGATGAGTGCCCCCAACGTATTAATTTTAGATGAACCCACCAATGATCTAGATGTCCAAACCCTCGGGGTGCTTGAAGAGTATTTAGAAGATTTTAATGGTTGTGTGATTGTGGTTTCTCACGATCGTTATTTTCTCGATCGCACCATTGATACCATTTTTGCCTTTGAGCCAGATGGCAGCCTCCGCCAGTATCCTGGAAACTATTCCGTTTATCTAGATTACAAACAAGCAGAAGAAATCGCGGCAGCAAAACGCTTGACAGCAGAAGCTCAGCTGTCAAAGCTACCCTCCGAGACCCCTGTATCCTCACCAACTACTGAGACGAAGTCTCGTAAACTTTCCTTCAAAGAAAAGCGGGAATATGAGACCCTCGAAGCTCAAATTCCTCAAATGGAAGCAGAAAAAGAGGCTCTAGAGAAGCTGCTCTATCATCATCCTCCCAGCGGTTTCAGCGAAGTCCAAAAACTATCAGAGCGGCTCACAACCTTGAGTCAAGCAATTGATACTGCCACCGATCGCTGGTTAGAACTGGCCGAACGTCAAGATTAA
- a CDS encoding SDR family oxidoreductase produces MKALVAGATGETGRRIVQVLVQRQIPVRALVRDLAPAQTILPPEAELVVGNVLDPKSLAAALTDCTVLLCATGARPSFDPTGPYLVDYEGTKNLVDAAKTAGIVHFVFVSSLCVSQLFHPLNLFWLILVWKKQAEEYLQKSGLAYTIVRPGGLKNEDSSLPLVIGQADTLFEGSVPRAKVAQVCVEALLQPAARNKIVEIVAQADAPEKPLTELFASVA; encoded by the coding sequence ATGAAAGCATTGGTAGCAGGAGCAACGGGTGAAACCGGTCGTCGCATTGTGCAAGTATTGGTGCAGCGACAGATTCCGGTGCGGGCACTGGTGCGAGATCTCGCACCAGCTCAGACAATTTTGCCCCCAGAAGCTGAACTTGTAGTGGGCAATGTCTTAGACCCGAAAAGCTTGGCTGCTGCGCTCACCGACTGTACGGTTCTACTATGTGCCACAGGTGCCCGCCCCAGCTTTGATCCCACTGGCCCTTATCTAGTGGACTACGAAGGCACCAAAAACTTGGTGGATGCAGCCAAAACCGCTGGCATTGTCCACTTTGTTTTTGTTTCATCCCTGTGCGTGTCGCAACTTTTCCATCCCCTCAACTTATTCTGGCTGATTCTGGTCTGGAAAAAGCAAGCGGAGGAGTATCTCCAGAAGAGTGGGCTGGCCTATACGATCGTGCGACCGGGGGGACTCAAAAATGAAGATAGTTCCCTGCCCTTAGTGATCGGTCAGGCTGACACCCTCTTTGAAGGCAGTGTCCCCCGTGCCAAAGTCGCGCAAGTCTGTGTTGAAGCCCTCTTGCAGCCGGCAGCTCGGAACAAAATTGTGGAAATCGTTGCCCAAGCGGATGCACCTGAAAAGCCTTTGACTGAATTATTCGCCAGTGTGGCTTGA
- a CDS encoding discoidin domain-containing protein: MKSSFVHCSHAFSVLSMMGLFLTHSSQAQLNCIVTDTGKIVCGNLEQETNELIRINLRKKDGAWTYAHGRPKGRPTHWDVIEIRWDLGKVITTSAIEAKVQIGSKSGCIDKVNIEISQDGKFWKPVISQTISSKMAGSTWAYTKLGRADGNFKFRYIRTSEVEKVFGRACALDDVQIILSGGLN, translated from the coding sequence ATGAAATCAAGTTTTGTTCATTGTTCACACGCTTTCTCTGTCTTATCAATGATGGGCTTATTTTTGACTCATTCCAGTCAAGCTCAGTTAAATTGTATCGTTACCGATACTGGCAAAATTGTTTGTGGAAACCTAGAGCAAGAAACTAATGAATTAATCAGAATTAATCTAAGGAAAAAAGATGGTGCATGGACATACGCCCATGGAAGACCAAAGGGTAGACCTACGCATTGGGATGTGATTGAAATCAGATGGGATTTGGGTAAAGTCATTACAACTTCGGCCATAGAAGCCAAGGTTCAAATCGGATCAAAATCTGGCTGTATTGACAAAGTAAATATTGAAATTTCCCAGGATGGCAAATTTTGGAAGCCAGTAATCAGTCAAACAATAAGTTCAAAAATGGCTGGATCAACCTGGGCTTATACGAAACTTGGTAGAGCCGATGGAAACTTTAAATTTCGCTACATACGGACATCAGAAGTAGAGAAGGTTTTTGGCAGAGCCTGTGCGTTAGATGACGTTCAAATTATCCTCTCAGGAGGCTTAAATTAG
- a CDS encoding histidine triad nucleotide-binding protein has protein sequence MSQTADTLFSKIIRRELPSEIIYEDNLAIAFKDINPQAPVHILVVPKTVIPQLSDAESQDHALMGHLLLTVKRVAAQVGLTNGYRVVINNGEDGGQTVPHLHLHILGGRFLKWPPG, from the coding sequence ATGAGCCAGACCGCAGACACCCTCTTTAGCAAAATTATCCGTCGGGAATTGCCATCTGAGATTATCTACGAAGACAACCTGGCGATCGCCTTCAAAGATATCAATCCCCAAGCGCCCGTCCACATCCTGGTGGTTCCCAAAACCGTGATTCCCCAACTCTCAGATGCCGAATCCCAAGATCACGCTCTCATGGGACATCTGCTGCTGACCGTGAAGCGGGTTGCCGCCCAAGTCGGACTGACCAATGGCTACCGAGTTGTGATTAACAATGGCGAAGATGGGGGACAAACCGTGCCCCACCTGCATTTACACATTCTAGGGGGACGGTTCCTAAAGTGGCCGCCTGGTTGA
- the recR gene encoding recombination mediator RecR, which produces MTFGGKPTVYARPLARLIEQFQRLPGIGPKTAQRLALHILKRPETEVQALAQALLDAKQQIGQCSICFHLSAEPVCEICRAPSRDPATICVVADSRDVIALEKTREYRGHYHVLGGVISPMDGVGPDQLAIKPLLRRVAQQSIAEVILAISPTVEGETTTLYVGHLLKSFTRVTRIAFGLPVGGDLEYADEVTLARALEGRRELH; this is translated from the coding sequence ATTACATTTGGAGGTAAGCCAACGGTTTACGCACGCCCCCTTGCTCGCCTGATCGAGCAATTTCAACGTCTACCGGGCATCGGCCCCAAAACAGCTCAACGGCTGGCCTTACATATTCTCAAGCGCCCGGAGACCGAGGTACAGGCGCTGGCTCAAGCCCTGTTGGATGCCAAGCAACAGATCGGGCAATGCAGCATTTGCTTCCACCTCTCAGCAGAACCTGTCTGTGAAATTTGTCGCGCCCCTAGCCGTGATCCGGCCACCATCTGTGTGGTTGCAGATTCCCGCGATGTTATTGCCCTTGAGAAAACCCGGGAGTACCGAGGACACTATCATGTGCTGGGGGGCGTGATCTCCCCCATGGATGGGGTGGGGCCAGATCAGCTTGCCATTAAACCCTTACTGCGGCGAGTGGCTCAGCAATCAATTGCTGAGGTTATTCTGGCGATTAGCCCAACCGTAGAGGGGGAAACCACCACCCTGTATGTGGGGCATCTACTTAAATCTTTTACCCGCGTCACCCGCATTGCCTTTGGATTACCTGTAGGCGGTGACCTGGAGTACGCGGATGAAGTCACCTTGGCTCGGGCGCTGGAAGGTCGGCGAGAGCTACATTAG
- a CDS encoding response regulator: protein MANDKILVIDDSRVIRNMVRDMLPEGNFQVLEAKDGIEGMNLIRQERPNLIMLDFLLPRMSGWEVYQEIQNNSELQSIPLIMMSGRKEELTEKLTEPFEFFEFIEKPFEKKDLNEAIKAAIVKARRRSPGAPMVTAASTAAAAAAAASALEVHALNEKVAKMQTEITLLKKQISQIVAFLKQKVK from the coding sequence GTGGCAAATGACAAGATCCTGGTTATCGACGACAGTAGAGTTATCCGTAATATGGTGCGGGATATGTTGCCGGAAGGCAACTTCCAAGTTCTAGAAGCAAAGGATGGCATTGAGGGGATGAACCTCATTCGCCAGGAGCGTCCCAACTTGATTATGTTGGACTTTCTTTTGCCGCGGATGAGTGGATGGGAAGTCTACCAAGAAATCCAGAATAATTCGGAACTTCAGAGCATTCCGTTGATCATGATGTCAGGCCGCAAGGAAGAACTAACCGAAAAACTAACGGAACCCTTCGAGTTTTTTGAATTCATCGAAAAACCCTTCGAGAAAAAGGATCTAAACGAAGCCATCAAGGCTGCCATTGTCAAAGCCAGACGGCGATCGCCAGGGGCACCGATGGTCACGGCAGCAAGTACCGCTGCTGCCGCTGCTGCCGCTGCTTCGGCCCTAGAAGTCCATGCCCTCAATGAAAAAGTGGCGAAAATGCAGACGGAAATTACCTTGCTGAAGAAGCAAATTTCTCAGATTGTGGCCTTCCTCAAACAGAAAGTGAAGTAG